The proteins below are encoded in one region of Halalkalicoccus jeotgali B3:
- a CDS encoding DUF7385 family protein, whose product MASVENIDEMKSYLTPREENEMTASYQNTTSIACPVCEESFDYLVVCKRPETSLSLGKVMNLCTVTNEDGRLFLFTHE is encoded by the coding sequence ATGGCCAGCGTCGAGAACATCGACGAGATGAAGAGCTACCTGACGCCGCGCGAGGAAAACGAGATGACCGCGAGCTATCAGAACACCACATCGATCGCGTGCCCGGTCTGCGAGGAGTCCTTCGACTACCTCGTGGTCTGTAAACGTCCGGAGACGAGCCTCTCGTTGGGAAAGGTGATGAATCTCTGTACGGTGACCAACGAGGACGGCCGCCTGTTCTTGTTCACCCACGAGTGA
- the katG gene encoding catalase/peroxidase HPI translates to MTRSNHDWWPNQLNIQILDQNARPVDPMGEEFDYAEEFEKLDFDEVKADIEDVLTTSQEWWPADYGHYGPLMIRMAWHSAGTYRTTDGRGGASGGTQRFAPLNSWPDNANLDKARRLLWPVKQKYGRSLSWADLIVLTGNVALESMGFETFGFGGGREDEFEPDEAVDWGPEDEWEASDRFEEEGELEGNLAATVMGLIYVNPEGPDGNPDPDASATNIRESFGKMAMEDEETAALIAGGHTFGKVHGAENPDEHVGPEPEAAPIDQQGFGWESDHGSGKGSDAITSGIEGPWNATPTMWDTSYLDNLLDHEWEPERGPGGAWQWTTADDSLDNTAPGTEDPDEKEDVMMLTTDIALKRDPEYREIIERFQENPKEFQDAFARAWYKLIHRDMGPQSLLLGPEVPDEEMLWQDPLPEVDHELVGEEEIAELKDEILASDLSTSELVKTAWASASTYRYGDKRGGANGARIRLRPQREWDVNDPEQLMTVLDTVEEIQEEFNGSRSDDVRVSLADLIVLGGNAAIEQAAAEAGYDIEVPFEPGRVDASQEQTDVDSFEALEPRADGFRNYLGSETDDSAEELLVDKADLLNLTAPETTALVGGMRALNANYDDSDHGVFTDRPGTLTNDFFETVLSMDYEWEAAEGSESEDVMEREEPGDAHDVYELRDRETGDVEWTGTRVDLVFGSNARLRALADVYASADGEEQFVQDFVDAWHKVMTLDRFDLK, encoded by the coding sequence ATGACCAGGTCCAATCACGACTGGTGGCCGAACCAGTTGAACATACAGATCCTCGACCAGAACGCTCGCCCGGTCGACCCGATGGGCGAGGAGTTCGATTACGCCGAGGAGTTCGAAAAACTCGACTTCGACGAGGTGAAGGCGGACATCGAGGACGTACTGACGACGTCCCAGGAGTGGTGGCCGGCGGACTACGGCCACTACGGCCCGTTGATGATTCGAATGGCATGGCACAGCGCCGGGACGTACCGCACCACCGACGGCCGTGGTGGCGCTTCCGGGGGCACACAGCGATTCGCGCCGCTCAACAGTTGGCCCGACAACGCGAACCTCGATAAGGCCCGGCGGCTGCTCTGGCCGGTCAAGCAGAAGTACGGCCGCAGTCTCTCGTGGGCCGACCTGATCGTCCTGACCGGGAACGTCGCGCTCGAATCGATGGGCTTCGAGACCTTTGGCTTCGGCGGCGGGCGCGAGGACGAGTTCGAACCCGACGAGGCCGTCGACTGGGGTCCCGAGGACGAGTGGGAGGCCTCCGACCGCTTCGAGGAGGAGGGCGAACTCGAGGGGAACCTCGCCGCTACCGTCATGGGGCTCATCTACGTGAACCCCGAGGGGCCGGACGGCAATCCGGACCCCGATGCGTCGGCGACGAACATCCGCGAGTCGTTCGGCAAGATGGCGATGGAAGACGAGGAGACGGCCGCACTCATCGCGGGCGGACACACGTTCGGGAAGGTCCACGGTGCCGAGAACCCCGACGAGCACGTCGGCCCCGAGCCCGAAGCGGCCCCCATCGATCAGCAGGGCTTCGGTTGGGAGAGCGACCACGGCTCCGGTAAGGGAAGCGACGCGATCACCAGTGGGATCGAGGGTCCGTGGAACGCCACGCCGACGATGTGGGACACGAGCTACCTCGACAACCTCCTCGACCACGAGTGGGAACCCGAACGGGGTCCCGGCGGCGCGTGGCAGTGGACCACGGCGGACGACTCCCTCGATAACACCGCACCAGGCACCGAGGACCCCGACGAGAAGGAGGACGTGATGATGCTGACGACTGATATCGCGCTGAAGCGCGACCCCGAGTACCGCGAGATCATCGAGCGCTTCCAGGAGAACCCCAAGGAGTTTCAGGACGCGTTCGCGAGGGCGTGGTACAAGCTGATCCACCGTGATATGGGCCCACAGTCCCTGCTTTTGGGCCCGGAAGTTCCAGACGAAGAGATGCTGTGGCAGGACCCCCTCCCCGAGGTCGATCACGAACTCGTCGGCGAGGAGGAGATCGCCGAGCTCAAAGACGAAATCCTCGCATCGGATCTCTCCACCTCCGAGCTCGTCAAGACCGCCTGGGCGTCGGCATCGACCTATCGCTACGGCGACAAGCGGGGCGGGGCGAACGGCGCTCGGATCCGGCTTCGACCCCAACGCGAGTGGGACGTAAACGACCCCGAGCAGCTGATGACCGTTCTGGACACCGTAGAGGAGATCCAAGAGGAGTTCAACGGTTCGCGCTCGGACGACGTGCGTGTCTCGCTTGCGGACCTGATCGTGCTTGGCGGCAACGCGGCCATCGAGCAGGCGGCGGCCGAAGCCGGCTACGACATCGAGGTGCCCTTCGAGCCGGGTCGTGTCGACGCCTCCCAGGAACAGACCGACGTCGACTCCTTCGAGGCACTTGAACCGAGAGCCGACGGGTTCCGTAACTACCTCGGGAGCGAGACCGACGACTCGGCCGAGGAGCTGCTGGTCGACAAGGCCGACCTCCTGAACCTCACCGCGCCGGAGACGACGGCGCTGGTCGGCGGGATGCGCGCGCTGAACGCGAACTACGACGACTCAGACCACGGCGTCTTCACGGACCGACCGGGGACGTTGACCAACGACTTCTTCGAGACCGTCCTCTCCATGGACTACGAGTGGGAGGCGGCCGAGGGATCCGAGTCCGAGGACGTCATGGAACGGGAGGAGCCCGGGGACGCCCACGACGTCTACGAGCTACGCGACCGTGAGACGGGCGACGTCGAATGGACGGGTACCCGCGTCGACCTCGTCTTCGGGTCGAACGCCCGGCTCCGAGCCCTTGCGGACGTTTATGCGTCCGCCGACGGCGAGGAGCAGTTCGTCCAGGACTTCGTGGACGCGTGGCACAAGGTGATGACCCTCGACCGCTTCGACCTCAAGTAA